The sequence CGGACACGGTCTTCCATCTCGATGACGACCGCGGCATCCGACTCACGGACTCCATTCCCAACACGCTCCATCTGCTCATCATCTCCGAGAAGCTGAAACGCGTCCTGGAGGAGAAGTCCGGAGCAAACATCGAGTTCCTCCCTGTGCACATCCGCAACCACAAGGGCCGTCTTGTCCAGGAGCCCTACTTCATCGCGAACATCCTGGGCACGGTCGAATGCGTGGACCCTGAGCGATCGAAATTCAGGAACTCAGAAATCCGTCCCGATCAGGTCTTCCACTTCTACCGACTGGCGTTGGAGGAATCGAAAATCCCACTCGACGCGAAGCTCTTCCGCCTCAAGGAGCAGACGGACCTCAGCATCATTCGTGAAGACCTCGGGAAGGACATTCTGCGCGCCGGGTGTGACGGGATGATTTTCCAGGAGATGGACGACTACGGCCGGGAGTGGGGGAGGCTGCGAGAATGAGCGTGCCCAACATGCGAGCCATTGAGTTGTCGGCGAGCAGCAAGGCAGGGGAGCTCGCCCGGGAGTTGGAGGTAGGGCACCGGCCACCGGAGGAGGTGGAGCGCATCCTCTTCCACCTCTCCCGCTACGCCCGTGCCGCTGGCATTGCCCACCTGCTCGCGTACGCGGACGGGGCAACCTTCCGTCAACAC comes from Pyxidicoccus parkwaysis and encodes:
- a CDS encoding imm11 family protein encodes the protein MKYYPWVADDEDDSFAWITKDSDFLMHCMDSYLLNEGVSVKSWFPTDTVFHLDDDRGIRLTDSIPNTLHLLIISEKLKRVLEEKSGANIEFLPVHIRNHKGRLVQEPYFIANILGTVECVDPERSKFRNSEIRPDQVFHFYRLALEESKIPLDAKLFRLKEQTDLSIIREDLGKDILRAGCDGMIFQEMDDYGREWGRLRE